The following coding sequences lie in one Miscanthus floridulus cultivar M001 chromosome 9, ASM1932011v1, whole genome shotgun sequence genomic window:
- the LOC136483128 gene encoding disease resistance protein RGA5-like, which produces MDLVTGALGILPSKLLDLLKEEYKLQQSVRVQVQSLSRELESMHAALRKVAAVPWDQLDEQDKVWARDVREASYDMEDILDTFLIQVDGRPHLQPADRNLVKRPTEKIGQLMFSLSKVKARHDIAGAIEEIKKQLQEVAERRARYRVDDVLAKPAAATSIDPRLSALFTKRSQLVGMNMPKSTLINMLSVSDDDMSNKKMKIVCVVGFGGLGKTTLAKRVFDEFKANFCCAAFVSVGRIPDLKKVFRDILINLGHTDSDMMILDETQLINSVRGFLESKRYFIVIDDIWDEPSWNTIRYALDDNNLGSKIIITTRIHAVAEKVGCSYKMQPLSYESSKQLFYERIFGFGSKCPDRFSEISEKILRKCGGVPLAIITISSLLANKLRNIKVWSELCDSIGSGFESTQDMDNMRKILSLSYIDLPCHLKTCVLYLSIFPEDFDIRKDRLIWRWIAEGFVLYGEGNQSLFEVGESYFNELLNRSLIEPTYMLYGGDGNPVACRVHDVVLDLICFLSREEHFVTTLRGDSMQNSASLRSKVRRLSFHSTTWPKMNMSKLRSLTIFSPGTINSVPSLSSYHLLRVLDLEKCNLRDHPCLRFVSKLFHLRYLSLSKTRYPGVLPVEIGKLQFLQTLNVFGTDIPELPSSIVGLRKLMCLYVDESTWLPEGFSNLTSLEVLGSAYVDSGSIAEELGHLTQLRELWVYLAGAEDGGTDENLGKVLVESLGKLHRIQYLQIKSEEIIELEAGSVELSLGNLRHLYVSRTTSLPKWINPLSLLLLSWLYIKVGQLRQEDIHALGTLPALRILMVKGTGGIQVVERFMVSADAFPCVINCEFSDFASVLPSIFPRGALPRLENFEFCIQLEDFCNGEIIVEDLGIGHLPSLQGITVCFHGQGGYDVARKVEEVLCHQAHVHPNHPSVGFSYCDLVSIGNEEDDDMEETLSDEGAGLSLEWIRL; this is translated from the exons ATGGACCTGGTCACGGGTGCGTTGGGCATTCTCCCCTCCAAACTGCTGGATCTCCTGAAGGAGGAGTACAAGCTGCAGCAGAGCGTCAGGGTGCAAGTCCAGTCCCTCTCCCGGGAGCTCGAGAGCATGCACGCCGCCCTCCGCAAGGTGGCGGCAGTGCCATGGGACCAGCTTGACGAACAAGACAAGGTCTGGGCACGAGACGTCAGGGAGGCATCCTACGACATGGAGGATATCCTCGACACCTTTCTCATTCAAGTTGACGGCCGCCCTCACCTTCAGCCAGCAGATAGAAACTTGGTCAAACGCCCCACGGAGAAAATTGGCCAGCTGATGTTCAGCTTAAGCAAGGTCAAGGCTCGCCACGACATCGCTGGCGCAATCGAGGAAATCAAAAAGCAACTCCAGGAGGTGGCCGAGCGTCGTGCGAGGTACAGGGTCGATGATGTCCTGGCCAAGCCTGCTGCTGCAACAAGTATTGATCCTCGTTTGTCGGCTCTGTTCACAAAAAGGTCACAGCTCGTTGGCATGAATATGCCAAAGTCTACGCTCATCAATATGTTATCTGTAAGCGACGATGACATGTCCAACAAGAAGATGAAGATAGTATGTGTTGTTGGTTTTGGAGGGCTGGGCAAGACCACTCTGGCCAAGCGAGTGTTTGACGAGTTTAAAGCCAACTTCTGTTGTGCAGCATTTGTTTCAGTGGGGCGAATCCCCGACCTGAAGAAAGTCTTCAGAGACATTCTGATTAATTTGGGGCACACTGATTCTGATATGATGATATTGGACGAAACGCAGCTCATCAATTCGGTCCGTGGATTCCTCGAGAGCAAAAG GTACTTCATTGTCATCGATGACATATGGGATGAACCTTCATGGAACACAATAAGATATGCTCTGGATGACAATAACTTGGGAAGTAAAATCATCATTACTACCCGTATCCATGCTGTTGCTGAGAAAGTTGGTTGTTCTTATAAAATGCAACCTCTTTCTTATGAGAGCTCTAAACAATTGTTCTATGAAAGGATATTTGGCTTTGGGAGCAAGTGTCCTGACCGATTTTCTGAAATTTCAGAAAAAATATTAAGGAAATGTGGAGGTGTGCCATTAGCTATCATTACCATATCTAGTTTATTGGCTAATAAGCTGAGAAATATAAAAGTGTGGTCCGAGTTGTGTGACTCTATTGGTTCTGGATTTGAAAGCACTCAAGATATGGACAATATGAGAAAGATATTATCTCTTAGCTATATTGATCTACCTTGCCATTTGAAGACCTGTGTTTTATATCTAAGTATATTTCCAGAGGATTTTGATATTAGGAAGGACCGGTTGATATGGAGGTGGATAGCTGAAGGTTTTGTGCTGTATGGAGAAGGGAACCAAAGCTTGTTTGAGGTTGGAGAGAGTTACTTCAATGAGCTTCTAAATCGAAGCCTGATCGAGCCAACATACATGTTGTATGGTGGGGATGGTAATCCTGTTGCTTGTCGTGTGCATGATGTGGTCCTTGATCTTATTTGTTTCTTGTCAAGAGAAGAACATTTTGTCACCACTTTAAGAGGTGATAGCATGCAAAACTCAGCTTCTTTGCGAAGTAAAGTTCGCAGGTTATCCTTCCACAGTACTACTTGGCCTAAAATGAACATGTCAAAATTGAGGTCCCTTACAATCTTCAGTCCAGGTACGATAAATTCAGTGCCATCCCTTTCAAGTTATCATCTTCTGCGTGTATTGGATCTGGAAAAGTGCAATCTTAGGGACCATCCATGTCTACGGTTTGTCAGCAAATTATTTCACCTGAGGTATTTAAGTCTGTCAAAAACTAGATATCCTGGTGTGCTTCCAGTAGAGATAGGGAAGTTACAGTTTTTGCAGACATTAAATGTATTTGGAACTGATATACCAGAACTGCCATCAAGTATTGTTGGGCTAAGAAAACTGATGTGCCTATATGTTGATGAGAGTACCTGGCTGCCAGAAGGGTTCAGTAACCTAACGTCCCTGGAAGTTCTAGGGTCTGCGTATGTGGATTCTGGAAGCATTGCAGAAGAGCTAGGTCATCTGACCCAGCTAAGGGAACTCTGGGTCTACCTTGCAGGGGCTGAGGATGGTGGAACTGATGAGAACCTGGGTAAAGTTTTGGTGGAGTCGCTAGGCAAGCTGCACAGAATCCAATACCTACAAATCAAGTCCGAAGAGATCATTGAGCTCGAAGCAGGCTCAGTGGAGTTGTCCCTAGGAAACCTGCGACATCTTTATGTTTCTAGAACCACTTCGTTGCCGAAATGGATTAATCCTTTATCGCTTCTCCTCCTCTCTTGGTTGTACATAAAGGTGGGTCAACTGCGACAGGAGGACATCCATGCCCTCGGGACGCTGCCAGCTCTTCGTATCCTCATGGTGAAAGGGACTGGAGGAATTCAAGTCGTGGAAAGGTTCATGGTCAGTGCTGATGCCTTCCCATGTGTGATAAACTGCGAGTTCTCTGATTTCGCATCAGTACTACCATCAATTTTCCCACGTGGAGCGTTGCCCAGGCTTGAAAATTTTGAGTTTTGTATCCAACTGGAGGATTTCTGCAACGGTGAAATTATCGTTGAGGACTTGGGCATTGGCCACCTACCATCCCTTCAGGGTATCACCGTTTGCTTTCATGGACAAGGCGGCTATGATGTTGCGAGGAAAGTGGAAGAGGTTCTGTGCCACCAGGCGCATGTCCATCCCAACCATCCCTCCGTTGGTTTCAGTTATTGT GATCTTGTCTCCATAGgaaatgaagaagatgatgatatgGAGGAAACCTTATCGGATGAGGGTGCTGGCTTGTCTCTTGAATGGATTCGGTTATAA